In Lewinellaceae bacterium, a single window of DNA contains:
- a CDS encoding DUF1800 domain-containing protein yields METLLNCTTGTLAPYAPSAAWPWDRQRAAHLYRRLGFGAPFPVLEQALSHNPLSLVDGLVDAALNAPLSTPPAWANWTFNDYTDFTAQLEEQFIEWLRAWVTDMLDNPLRGKLTLFWHNHFVTEFDVYVCPSYLYRYHKVLQQHCLGNFKEFVYEMGKTPAMLVYLNGLLNSKVDPNENYARELYELFTLGADNGYAQQDIVETARALTGYTLITAACGDIYFNPFDWDNGPKTIFGQTGNWGYGDVVDILFEQRAEEIADFICRKIYRYFVHPEVDEGIVGGLAETFINNNFELEPVFRQLFRSEHFFDEAVLGVQVKSPLELTLGFLNEASLPIGPEMKELAIYISGQLGQTLSIPVNVAGWPGNRTWISNSTLTSRWITIAYLMYLNFQQDPEQFRSLAQTLAGDPNSNMPELVAGAIIEQFVPIGLQTPELYERAYIVFKADIPENYYATGQWNLNWETVPYQVALLLDYLNRLPEFQLA; encoded by the coding sequence GCGCCGCCCACCTGTACCGCCGCCTGGGCTTCGGCGCCCCGTTCCCAGTGCTGGAACAGGCCCTTTCCCACAATCCGTTAAGCCTGGTGGACGGCCTGGTGGACGCTGCCCTCAATGCCCCCCTGAGCACGCCGCCGGCCTGGGCGAACTGGACCTTCAATGATTACACGGATTTCACTGCCCAGCTCGAGGAACAGTTCATAGAATGGCTGCGCGCCTGGGTGACAGATATGCTGGATAACCCCCTGCGAGGGAAGCTGACGCTGTTCTGGCACAACCATTTTGTTACCGAGTTCGACGTCTACGTTTGCCCTTCCTACCTGTACCGCTATCACAAAGTACTGCAGCAACACTGCCTGGGCAATTTCAAGGAGTTTGTATACGAAATGGGCAAAACGCCGGCCATGCTGGTGTACCTCAACGGGCTGCTGAACAGTAAAGTAGACCCCAACGAGAACTACGCCCGCGAGCTGTACGAACTCTTCACCCTGGGTGCCGACAACGGCTACGCCCAGCAGGACATCGTCGAGACAGCCAGGGCCCTCACCGGTTATACGCTGATTACCGCCGCCTGCGGAGACATTTACTTCAATCCTTTTGACTGGGACAACGGCCCCAAAACCATCTTCGGGCAAACCGGCAACTGGGGCTACGGCGATGTAGTGGACATCCTATTCGAACAGCGGGCCGAGGAAATTGCCGACTTCATCTGCCGCAAAATTTATCGCTACTTTGTGCATCCGGAAGTAGATGAGGGCATCGTCGGCGGGTTGGCGGAGACGTTCATCAACAACAACTTCGAGCTGGAACCCGTCTTCCGCCAGTTGTTCCGCAGCGAACATTTCTTCGATGAGGCGGTATTGGGCGTACAGGTAAAGAGCCCGCTGGAACTCACCCTCGGCTTTCTGAACGAAGCCAGCCTGCCCATCGGCCCGGAAATGAAAGAACTGGCCATCTATATCTCCGGGCAATTGGGGCAAACCCTGTCCATCCCGGTCAATGTTGCCGGATGGCCCGGCAACCGCACCTGGATCAGCAACAGCACCCTCACCAGCCGCTGGATTACCATCGCCTACCTGATGTACCTCAATTTTCAACAAGATCCCGAGCAATTCCGGAGCCTGGCGCAAACCCTGGCCGGCGACCCCAACTCCAATATGCCCGAACTGGTGGCCGGAGCTATCATTGAACAGTTCGTGCCCATTGGCCTGCAAACACCGGAACTGTACGAGCGAGCCTACATCGTGTTCAAGGCCGATATACCAGAGAACTACTACGCTACCGGGCAATGGAACCTCAACTGGGAGACCGTGCCCTATCAGGTGGCCCTGCTGCTCGATTACCTGAACCGGCTGCCGGAGTTTCAGTTGGCGTGA
- a CDS encoding DUF1501 domain-containing protein: protein MCNDHKKKRYGSALEHGAAHEQDHNKWSRRSFLKNLGLATGGATMLGGLPIKALGLSPLTALLSGGIEERALVIIRLAGGNDGLNTIVPIYDYSTYINNRPTVGLPQNQLINLSDAFAMPQFMQGLNPLWQEGQMKVVHGAGYPEQNLSHFRSSDIWDSASDYNVVDDSGWLGRFILNQYPNLMNDPPTVPPAIQIGNYGSILFNDEGGSSLAYSVTEPEELEQLAQSGQLYDTVNLPDCYFGEQLGFVRAVTNSTFRYAEAISDAYNGSSNSVEYEGDLGYQLSLVARMVKGNLGTKLYLVSIAGFDTHAEQEGLHPILMNEVATQVKAFFDDLGAGGRAQDVLCMTVSEFGRRLDENASGGTDHGAAAPMLLFGPGLNGNGFVGAHPSLTDLDEAENLIHTTDFRQVYATVLENWLCLDPAEVDEVLGNNFNRLDLGLDCIATSTSSPAPGSRLQAEIRYQDDGSIAIQYYLPDAGNIQLQVLDMMGRPVETLASGYQLFGNHQAVFRPSRRLPASGMYVVLLRMGNQAVSEKFAIVR from the coding sequence ATGTGCAACGACCATAAAAAGAAAAGATACGGCAGCGCCCTGGAACATGGCGCCGCCCATGAGCAGGACCACAATAAGTGGAGCCGGCGGTCCTTCCTGAAAAACCTGGGCCTGGCCACCGGCGGGGCCACCATGCTGGGCGGTTTGCCCATAAAAGCGCTGGGGCTGTCCCCGCTCACCGCCCTGCTCAGCGGCGGCATCGAAGAGCGGGCGTTGGTCATCATCCGCCTGGCGGGCGGCAACGACGGGCTGAATACCATCGTTCCGATTTACGATTACAGCACCTACATCAACAACCGGCCCACCGTAGGTTTACCCCAAAACCAGCTCATCAACCTGAGTGACGCCTTTGCCATGCCACAGTTCATGCAGGGCCTCAACCCGCTCTGGCAGGAAGGGCAGATGAAGGTCGTGCACGGAGCGGGCTATCCTGAGCAGAACCTCTCTCATTTCCGTTCTTCCGACATCTGGGATTCGGCCAGCGATTACAATGTAGTGGACGATTCCGGCTGGCTGGGCCGTTTCATCCTCAACCAGTACCCCAACCTGATGAATGACCCGCCCACGGTGCCGCCGGCCATACAGATCGGCAATTACGGGTCCATCCTGTTCAACGACGAGGGCGGCAGCAGCCTGGCTTACTCGGTTACCGAGCCCGAAGAGTTGGAGCAACTGGCGCAGAGCGGCCAATTGTACGACACCGTCAACCTGCCGGATTGCTATTTTGGAGAACAGCTAGGCTTCGTGCGCGCCGTCACCAACAGCACCTTCCGCTACGCCGAGGCCATATCGGATGCTTATAATGGATCGTCCAACAGTGTAGAATACGAGGGGGACCTCGGCTATCAGCTCTCCCTGGTGGCCCGCATGGTGAAAGGCAACCTCGGCACCAAGCTCTACCTGGTGTCCATCGCCGGTTTCGACACCCACGCCGAACAGGAGGGCCTGCACCCCATCCTCATGAACGAAGTGGCCACCCAGGTGAAGGCTTTCTTCGACGACCTGGGCGCCGGCGGGCGCGCGCAGGACGTGCTCTGCATGACCGTCTCCGAGTTTGGCCGCCGCCTGGATGAGAACGCCTCGGGCGGGACCGACCACGGCGCCGCCGCCCCCATGTTGCTCTTTGGCCCGGGCCTGAACGGCAACGGCTTCGTGGGCGCCCACCCCAGCCTCACCGACCTGGACGAGGCGGAAAACCTCATCCATACCACCGACTTCCGCCAGGTGTACGCCACCGTGCTGGAGAACTGGCTTTGCCTGGACCCCGCAGAGGTGGACGAAGTGCTGGGCAACAATTTCAACCGGCTCGACCTGGGGCTGGATTGCATCGCTACTTCTACCTCCAGCCCCGCTCCCGGCAGCCGGCTACAGGCAGAGATTCGTTATCAGGACGACGGCAGCATCGCCATTCAATACTACCTGCCCGATGCCGGCAACATACAGTTGCAGGTGTTGGACATGATGGGCAGGCCGGTGGAAACGCTGGCGTCCGGGTATCAGCTATTCGGAAACCATCAGGCTGTGTTTCGCCCCAGCCGAAGGCTGCCGGCCAGCGGAATGTATGTGGTCCTGTTGAGAATGGGCAATCAGGCGGTGAGCGAGAAATTTGCGATTGTGAGATAG
- a CDS encoding Uma2 family endonuclease — protein MTSKPVQYKREGVRQKMLISAEDYQRMGAAGIFDDKPRVELIDGEIYAMSPLTPYHNSHVDKCAEFFTVKLFGKAKIRTQGSVRTDEYSEPEPDIAILRYSESFYSDRQPAADDIFLLIEVAVNSIETDRTSKKEKYAAAGIPEYWIIIPKEGIVEVYRKPEDGAYLEKNTCKNEDEWVFEAFNLPVKGSDLLI, from the coding sequence ATGACCTCAAAACCAGTGCAGTACAAACGAGAAGGCGTTCGCCAAAAAATGCTGATCTCTGCGGAAGACTATCAACGCATGGGGGCTGCCGGCATCTTTGACGACAAGCCCCGCGTCGAATTGATAGATGGCGAGATCTACGCGATGAGCCCGCTCACCCCCTACCACAACAGCCATGTCGATAAATGTGCTGAATTTTTCACTGTTAAGTTGTTTGGGAAAGCGAAGATCAGGACACAAGGCTCCGTCCGGACCGATGAATACTCCGAACCCGAGCCCGATATTGCTATACTTCGATACAGCGAAAGTTTTTACAGCGACAGGCAACCGGCCGCCGACGATATTTTTCTACTTATTGAAGTTGCTGTAAATTCCATAGAAACCGACCGGACGAGTAAAAAAGAAAAATACGCCGCTGCCGGTATTCCTGAGTATTGGATCATTATTCCCAAAGAAGGCATTGTAGAGGTATATCGGAAACCGGAAGATGGCGCCTACCTGGAAAAGAATACCTGCAAAAATGAGGATGAATGGGTATTCGAAGCCTTCAACTTACCCGTGAAAGGAAGTGATTTGTTGATTTGA
- a CDS encoding Uma2 family endonuclease, protein MPSKPAPYRREGVRKKMLISAEDYQRMGAAGIFDDKPRVELMDGEIYAMSPLSPYHNSHVDKISRFFNKALYDEILVRTQGSVRIDEYSEPEPDIAILRFIENFYVGRPPAPEDILLIVEVAVNTIATDQTTKKKKYAEASIPEYWIVIPKEGIVEVYRKPEDGAYLEKSIYKKENEWIFETFNLSVKGSDLLI, encoded by the coding sequence ATGCCCTCAAAACCTGCTCCATATCGCCGGGAAGGGGTTCGCAAGAAGATGTTGATCTCTGCGGAAGACTATCAACGCATGGGAGCTGCCGGCATCTTTGACGACAAGCCCCGCGTCGAATTGATGGATGGCGAGATCTATGCGATGAGCCCGCTTTCTCCCTATCACAACAGCCATGTTGATAAAATTTCCCGTTTTTTCAACAAGGCTCTATATGATGAAATATTGGTGAGGACACAAGGTTCTGTCCGTATCGATGAATATTCCGAGCCTGAACCTGATATCGCCATACTTCGATTCATCGAAAATTTCTACGTTGGCAGGCCGCCGGCTCCCGAAGATATTCTCCTCATTGTTGAGGTTGCCGTAAACACCATAGCGACTGACCAGACGACTAAAAAAAAGAAATATGCCGAAGCCAGTATTCCTGAATACTGGATCGTTATTCCGAAAGAAGGCATCGTAGAGGTATATCGGAAACCAGAAGACGGCGCCTACCTGGAAAAGAGCATCTACAAAAAGGAGAATGAATGGATATTCGAAACGTTTAACCTATCTGTGAAAGGGAGCGATCTCCTGATCTGA
- a CDS encoding WG repeat-containing protein, translating to MPNHLHYQLLTELLTALRADGYPMGTGKHLQLQELLRKLPEDSPPERLKTLLAPIFSTNKQEQAYFYELFDKAWARVQAAQRQEQKQPAPPDKAARWLNALLGILAVLAIFLAATLKQYLFPLNPVVLEPLTYQLTARPGDTIRQQVRVVNPDSLYYFAFCDEQTIGIDSFFGNYSIDSLGGFAYVARDTMGPHTLALCVKAEYAQEIKDTNYIEIRFPIAVEEELLPYAPAADLALQPLPFPRSLERLQVDPEQEKRAQLYNAYGHWAKLALAILLGALLFAFLQWREQRRRKLVAVLESRTAPPYVFSIETGREEPIAWGERLPNLLNTLRRRALSEVTRLDLPATIHSTVKQAGRLSFQFRQQTQPPEYLFLIERHSQYDHRARLYDVLFQKLQENEVYALRYFYDGDLRLCFNERAPQGVGLKELAQKYGASRLIIMGSGYGLLSPLSGKLSKWTNVFSSWRRRALLSPISSNDWGRREERLAEHFQLAPASLQGLEVLAGQFDAKEAKSYDELLPEVEDAPKAPILIEGDFIRSLQRYYPPRLLDWIAACAVYPSLEWDLTLHLGDELSEEEDKLLTADNLFQLARLPWFVEGKIPQGAREALLEYLAERGLEEHVRRSIHALLETQKPNPASAAFDDYRMNVVLNELLFTRDAEQKKALEEEFARYLAAGHQPDFVTFKYLEREQSPLDLLVPDNWKQYFYKGGIRRLGWQSWLWALPIWLLLIGLLMWWQPGFELCDGERVDYKDLRLCLRSEADRLLLSEFKVRDRIAAEPLQRVDSLARSAMQAASLENTPEADTFYRNIAFAFYNQGAGLFNQALQIGTVFPLPDSICGYFRYVARYDSLGGDSMTLFLQQGLKRCASSSEAPAGVPEKNAPDVPASKQAPVQKQAQLPAEIFTDKTGLKGLQQKGGAVITKAEFRELDKDPETGLYRFVRDNRRMGYLNSRGQVLFEGQFGFLGFSSEGLIVAELNGLYKYVNTSGQVVIPRQFTRAERFSNGRARVQKKVYGKEYAYFIDKYGACVQDCPPASGTLPELPLPIVIYFGNDMPLPYRGRADQTRQSLEDALSSYLKQRDDFLKNNAPSDARRVNAFFDREISGGLNLIENLCQLLLEYLPQMKEGEQIVLELQGYTNSGRDPSYNRLLSRRMIQCVRAFIENFTFQGRQMKNYIGDKLIIRELPLAESRAGSNYSDSDSLSIWGLGPALDRRVEIFYLSNGEESFPQPPQQTIPKEEPNQKSSSAEPSANNIYITLTDPRDGQAYRAVALNGLTWMADNLNYMGRGKLELGVCYDNSEENCAKYGRLYTWEEARQACPAGWRLPTDEEWSGLIQLYQQFKSADGPAYGALIEGGKSGFAASLGGYRYADGSFEYLGLRGYFWSATEYSPANAWGYSFDNNTGKVGRTNGVKSWSFSCRCVKD from the coding sequence ATGCCCAACCACCTGCACTACCAACTACTTACCGAACTGCTCACCGCCTTGCGGGCGGACGGCTACCCCATGGGCACCGGTAAGCATTTGCAGCTGCAGGAGCTGTTGCGCAAGCTTCCGGAGGATAGCCCCCCGGAGCGACTGAAGACCCTGCTGGCGCCTATCTTCTCCACCAACAAGCAGGAACAGGCCTACTTCTATGAACTCTTCGACAAGGCCTGGGCGCGGGTGCAGGCGGCACAGCGGCAGGAACAGAAACAGCCGGCTCCACCGGATAAGGCAGCGCGCTGGCTCAATGCCCTGTTGGGCATACTGGCAGTACTGGCCATTTTTCTGGCAGCCACCCTCAAGCAATACCTCTTCCCGCTCAACCCGGTAGTACTGGAGCCCTTGACCTACCAACTCACCGCCCGCCCCGGGGATACCATCCGGCAGCAGGTGCGTGTCGTAAATCCCGATTCGCTCTATTATTTTGCTTTCTGTGATGAACAAACCATCGGCATCGACAGCTTCTTCGGCAACTATTCTATCGACAGCCTGGGCGGGTTTGCCTACGTAGCCAGAGACACCATGGGGCCGCACACTCTGGCCTTGTGCGTAAAAGCGGAATACGCCCAGGAAATAAAGGATACCAACTATATAGAAATCCGCTTTCCGATAGCCGTTGAAGAAGAGTTGTTGCCGTATGCGCCCGCTGCGGACCTGGCGCTGCAACCGTTGCCTTTTCCCCGCAGCCTGGAACGCCTGCAGGTCGACCCGGAACAGGAGAAGCGGGCGCAATTGTACAACGCCTACGGGCACTGGGCCAAGCTGGCGCTTGCGATTTTGCTGGGCGCACTGCTCTTTGCCTTCCTCCAATGGCGCGAGCAACGCCGCCGCAAGCTGGTGGCTGTACTGGAATCCCGCACGGCGCCGCCTTATGTTTTCAGCATCGAAACCGGCCGGGAAGAACCCATCGCCTGGGGCGAGCGCCTGCCAAACTTGCTGAATACCTTGCGGCGGCGCGCCCTTAGCGAAGTCACCCGGCTGGACCTGCCCGCCACCATTCATTCTACCGTAAAACAGGCGGGCCGGCTGTCCTTCCAGTTCCGGCAGCAGACCCAGCCGCCGGAGTACCTCTTCCTGATAGAGCGCCATTCGCAGTACGACCACCGGGCGCGGCTCTACGATGTTTTATTCCAGAAGCTGCAGGAAAATGAGGTGTACGCCCTCCGCTATTTCTACGACGGCGACCTGCGCCTTTGCTTCAATGAGCGTGCCCCTCAAGGAGTAGGCCTGAAAGAACTGGCCCAGAAGTACGGCGCCTCCCGCCTGATCATCATGGGCAGCGGTTATGGGCTGCTGAGCCCGCTGTCGGGCAAGCTCAGCAAATGGACGAATGTGTTCAGCAGCTGGCGGCGGCGGGCCCTCCTGTCGCCCATATCCAGCAATGACTGGGGGCGGCGGGAAGAGCGCCTGGCGGAACATTTCCAGCTGGCGCCCGCCAGCCTGCAGGGGCTGGAAGTACTCGCCGGCCAATTCGACGCCAAAGAGGCCAAATCCTACGATGAGCTGTTGCCCGAGGTGGAGGATGCGCCAAAGGCGCCCATCCTGATTGAAGGCGATTTCATCCGCAGCCTGCAGCGCTACTACCCGCCCCGCCTGCTCGACTGGATCGCCGCCTGTGCTGTCTACCCCAGCCTGGAGTGGGATTTGACCCTGCACCTGGGCGATGAGCTTTCCGAAGAGGAAGATAAGTTGCTGACAGCGGATAACCTTTTCCAACTGGCCCGCCTGCCCTGGTTTGTCGAAGGCAAGATTCCGCAAGGTGCCCGCGAAGCACTTTTAGAATACCTGGCGGAACGGGGATTGGAAGAGCACGTGCGCCGAAGCATTCATGCCTTGCTGGAAACCCAAAAGCCCAACCCGGCCTCCGCCGCTTTCGACGACTACCGCATGAACGTGGTGCTCAACGAATTGCTTTTTACCAGGGATGCAGAACAAAAGAAGGCCCTGGAAGAAGAGTTTGCCCGCTACCTCGCTGCCGGCCATCAGCCCGACTTTGTCACCTTCAAATACCTGGAACGCGAGCAAAGCCCGCTCGACCTGTTGGTGCCGGACAACTGGAAGCAGTACTTCTACAAAGGCGGCATCCGCCGGCTGGGCTGGCAAAGCTGGCTGTGGGCCCTGCCGATATGGCTGCTGTTGATCGGCCTGCTGATGTGGTGGCAACCTGGCTTTGAGCTGTGTGACGGGGAGCGGGTGGATTACAAGGACTTGCGGCTTTGCCTGCGGAGCGAAGCTGACCGTTTATTGCTGTCGGAGTTCAAAGTGCGGGATCGGATAGCAGCGGAGCCGCTTCAACGAGTTGATAGCCTGGCCCGGTCGGCAATGCAGGCTGCCAGCCTGGAGAACACGCCCGAGGCGGATACTTTTTACCGGAACATTGCCTTTGCCTTCTATAATCAGGGCGCCGGGTTGTTTAACCAGGCATTGCAGATCGGGACTGTTTTTCCATTGCCCGATTCTATATGTGGTTATTTCCGCTATGTCGCCCGATACGATTCACTGGGCGGCGACTCAATGACCCTTTTCCTCCAGCAGGGGTTGAAGCGGTGTGCTTCCAGCTCCGAAGCTCCTGCCGGGGTTCCGGAAAAGAATGCGCCGGATGTGCCGGCCTCCAAACAAGCTCCCGTTCAGAAGCAAGCCCAACTCCCGGCGGAGATTTTTACTGATAAAACCGGCCTGAAGGGCCTACAGCAGAAAGGTGGTGCGGTTATAACCAAAGCGGAGTTCCGGGAACTGGACAAGGACCCGGAGACCGGCTTGTATCGCTTTGTCCGGGACAACAGACGGATGGGCTACCTCAACTCCCGGGGGCAGGTCTTGTTTGAAGGGCAATTCGGTTTCCTGGGCTTTTCCAGTGAAGGTTTGATCGTCGCGGAATTGAACGGCTTGTACAAATATGTAAACACCAGTGGGCAGGTAGTCATTCCCCGGCAGTTCACCCGGGCGGAGCGTTTCAGCAATGGGCGGGCACGGGTGCAGAAGAAGGTCTATGGAAAGGAGTACGCCTATTTCATTGATAAGTATGGGGCCTGCGTACAGGATTGCCCGCCGGCATCGGGCACTTTACCTGAACTGCCCCTTCCCATCGTCATTTATTTTGGTAATGATATGCCATTACCTTATCGGGGCAGAGCAGATCAAACCCGTCAAAGCTTGGAGGATGCCCTGTCGAGCTATTTGAAACAACGAGATGATTTTCTGAAAAATAATGCCCCCTCCGATGCACGAAGAGTGAATGCCTTTTTCGACCGGGAGATCAGTGGAGGACTAAACCTTATAGAAAACCTTTGCCAACTTTTACTTGAATATTTACCGCAGATGAAGGAGGGGGAGCAGATCGTATTAGAACTACAAGGATATACGAACTCAGGCAGGGATCCAAGTTACAACCGGCTCCTTTCCAGGCGTATGATCCAATGTGTTAGGGCTTTTATTGAAAATTTTACCTTTCAGGGCAGGCAGATGAAGAACTATATCGGCGACAAACTCATCATTAGGGAATTACCTTTGGCAGAGTCCCGTGCTGGCAGCAACTATTCCGATAGTGACTCGTTATCTATCTGGGGTCTCGGCCCGGCGCTGGACCGCCGGGTAGAAATCTTTTATCTTTCCAATGGGGAAGAGTCTTTTCCTCAACCTCCACAGCAAACAATCCCTAAAGAAGAACCCAACCAAAAATCCAGCTCGGCAGAACCCTCTGCCAATAATATCTACATCACCCTCACCGACCCTCGCGATGGCCAGGCCTATCGCGCTGTTGCTCTCAACGGCCTCACCTGGATGGCCGACAACCTCAATTATATGGGGCGCGGGAAGCTGGAATTGGGCGTTTGTTACGACAACAGTGAAGAGAACTGCGCCAAATACGGCCGCCTGTACACCTGGGAGGAGGCCCGGCAGGCATGCCCCGCCGGCTGGCGCTTGCCGACGGATGAGGAGTGGAGCGGTTTGATCCAATTATACCAGCAGTTCAAAAGTGCGGACGGCCCGGCATACGGCGCTTTGATAGAAGGCGGAAAAAGTGGCTTCGCCGCCAGCCTGGGCGGTTACCGCTATGCCGACGGCAGTTTCGAATACCTGGGGCTGCGCGGTTACTTCTGGAGCGCGACCGAATACAGCCCGGCCAATGCCTGGGGGTACAGCTTCGATAACAACACCGGCAAGGTGGGGCGCACTAATGGCGTCAAATCCTGGAGTTTCTCCTGCCGGTGCGTGAAAGATTGA
- a CDS encoding MoxR family ATPase: MSFYVYGNEDFRQQELPAFEYNQKLDDPSRYLPSEGLTDAVNVALSLGQPLLLTGEPGTGKTALARHIAWFFNLGKPLVFNAQTSSTATDLFYKYDALGHFQFSQNSAQSLTPEQVEERFIRYQGLGAAIRSKKRQVVLIDEIDKAPRDLPNDVLAAIEELAFSVPEVGKSYETTAENRPIIVMTSNSEKNLPDAFLRRVIYYHIPFPDSDMLLEILSSKIEGYDAKQLKLIVQHFEAIRSNTRLKLKKKPATAELIFWAMLLYRLGFDPAQLASVKALDGENRRQLLTSYSVLAKTQDDLDALQGMVEERGRKM; the protein is encoded by the coding sequence ATGAGTTTCTACGTCTACGGAAACGAAGACTTTCGCCAGCAGGAATTGCCGGCCTTCGAATACAACCAGAAGCTGGACGATCCGTCCAGGTACCTGCCGTCGGAGGGCCTGACCGATGCGGTCAACGTCGCCCTATCCCTGGGGCAGCCCCTGCTGCTGACCGGCGAGCCCGGCACCGGCAAGACGGCCCTGGCACGCCACATCGCCTGGTTTTTTAACCTGGGCAAGCCCCTGGTCTTTAATGCGCAGACTTCCTCTACAGCCACCGACCTGTTCTACAAATACGACGCCCTGGGGCATTTCCAGTTCAGCCAGAACAGCGCCCAAAGCCTGACGCCCGAGCAGGTCGAGGAGCGCTTCATCCGCTACCAGGGGCTGGGCGCTGCCATCCGTTCCAAAAAGCGGCAGGTCGTGCTTATCGACGAGATCGACAAGGCCCCGCGCGACCTGCCCAACGATGTGCTGGCCGCCATCGAAGAGCTGGCCTTTTCCGTGCCGGAGGTGGGCAAATCGTACGAGACCACCGCCGAGAACCGCCCCATCATCGTGATGACCAGCAATTCGGAGAAAAACCTGCCCGACGCCTTCCTGCGCCGGGTGATTTACTACCACATTCCCTTCCCGGACAGCGATATGCTGCTGGAGATACTGAGCAGCAAGATCGAAGGATATGATGCCAAACAACTGAAACTGATCGTTCAGCATTTCGAAGCCATCCGGTCAAACACACGGTTGAAACTGAAGAAAAAACCGGCCACCGCTGAACTCATCTTCTGGGCCATGCTGCTCTACCGGCTCGGCTTCGACCCCGCCCAACTGGCCAGCGTCAAAGCCCTGGACGGCGAAAACCGCCGCCAGTTGCTGACTTCCTACTCTGTGCTCGCCAAAACCCAGGATGACCTGGATGCGCTGCAGGGGATGGTGGAAGAGCGGGGACGGAAAATGTAA
- a CDS encoding caspase family protein, with amino-acid sequence MPEQKDKKRGIETGQGAPPPPELPQGKNFLFVVGVDHYQDRAIPRLQNAVKDSEEIRKLLVSKYQFDEGSLSTLYNEQATQSAIIGHLKSLAQTVTEEDTLLMYFAGHGEYDELIDVGYWIPFDARHGEIGSYISFDLVTRLVRAIKTRHTFIVTDSCYSGSFFTTRRATTAEDRLESLPSRWLLTAGRKEVVSDGWEGEHSPFAKAVLWHLNNNNIPRLRVSQFCNDVVVAVGNNADQLPRGAALQNVGDMGGEFMFRLKEFKDTVFEKPVGKPAAAGAARGGAAPEPAAPAGEPVPEKKPKPLRTLQDARARLKDLIRESEFEKAFELLNQIIDDRSSRENDVIMQQSQYSSIAKQMRDNMVDPNFANITLNRIRFALNSIVDSLEEEDLKAGALQPEPPESAGNNNGGAYLDELERQGLEQQAETLTRKLNYFRTELAKAYDAGQKFALQEQIEETERQLREIKGRL; translated from the coding sequence ATGCCGGAGCAGAAAGATAAAAAACGCGGAATTGAAACCGGCCAGGGCGCCCCGCCGCCGCCGGAGCTGCCGCAGGGCAAGAACTTCCTCTTTGTCGTTGGCGTCGACCACTACCAGGATCGCGCCATTCCCCGCCTGCAAAACGCCGTGAAGGATTCAGAAGAAATACGGAAACTGCTGGTCAGCAAATACCAGTTTGACGAGGGCAGCCTTTCTACCCTCTACAATGAACAAGCCACCCAGAGCGCCATCATCGGGCACCTGAAGAGCCTGGCGCAAACCGTCACCGAAGAAGACACCCTGCTGATGTACTTCGCCGGCCACGGAGAGTACGATGAACTCATTGACGTCGGCTACTGGATACCCTTCGATGCCCGCCACGGAGAGATCGGTTCCTACATTTCCTTCGACCTGGTGACGCGCCTGGTCAGGGCCATCAAAACCCGCCACACCTTTATCGTTACCGACTCTTGTTATTCCGGCAGCTTTTTCACCACCCGCCGGGCAACAACGGCTGAAGACCGCCTGGAAAGCCTGCCTTCCCGCTGGCTGCTCACCGCCGGCCGCAAGGAGGTCGTCTCCGACGGCTGGGAAGGGGAGCACAGCCCCTTCGCCAAAGCGGTGCTCTGGCACCTCAACAATAACAACATTCCTCGTTTGCGGGTGTCTCAATTCTGCAACGACGTCGTAGTGGCGGTCGGCAACAACGCCGACCAGTTGCCCCGGGGCGCCGCCCTTCAGAATGTGGGCGATATGGGCGGGGAATTTATGTTCCGCCTGAAAGAATTCAAGGATACTGTTTTTGAAAAACCGGTGGGGAAACCCGCCGCCGCCGGCGCGGCAAGAGGCGGCGCGGCGCCGGAGCCTGCCGCCCCGGCAGGGGAACCCGTCCCGGAAAAAAAGCCGAAACCCCTGCGCACCCTGCAGGACGCCCGCGCGCGCCTGAAGGACCTCATCCGGGAAAGCGAATTCGAAAAGGCTTTCGAATTGCTCAACCAGATCATCGACGACCGCTCCAGCCGGGAGAACGACGTCATCATGCAGCAAAGCCAGTACAGCAGCATCGCCAAACAGATGCGCGATAATATGGTGGACCCCAATTTCGCCAACATCACCCTCAACCGCATCCGCTTCGCCCTCAACTCCATCGTCGACAGCCTGGAGGAGGAGGACCTCAAAGCGGGCGCCCTGCAACCGGAGCCGCCGGAATCAGCCGGCAACAACAACGGCGGCGCCTACCTCGACGAGCTGGAACGCCAAGGGCTGGAACAGCAGGCCGAAACGCTGACCCGAAAACTTAACTATTTCCGAACAGAACTGGCGAAGGCTTATGATGCCGGGCAGAAATTTGCCCTGCAGGAGCAGATTGAGGAAACGGAAAGGCAGTTGAGGGAGATTAAGGGGAGGTTGTAG